The following proteins are co-located in the Bacteroidia bacterium genome:
- a CDS encoding helix-turn-helix transcriptional regulator, translated as MLIDKDLKKKDLQKLAGISSATVTKLGRNENVNTKTLQKICMALQCDISDIMEMKIEHA; from the coding sequence ATGCTCATAGATAAAGATTTGAAAAAGAAAGATCTACAAAAACTTGCTGGTATTAGCTCTGCAACCGTCACAAAGCTTGGTAGGAATGAGAATGTAAATACAAAGACATTACAAAAAATCTGTATGGCTTTGCAATGTGATATAAGTGATATCATGGAAATGAAAATTGAGCACGCCTAA
- a CDS encoding DUF3578 domain-containing protein, whose protein sequence is MQNTIELILENYVHSSQNESFTQNPTQHLLTRALRKQIEETASINTQQYYVKGSAGQANWAAIPWAAVFDREITTTATKGFGIVYLFCKDMSGVYLSINQGYDFYYKKYRTAAALDKIKLIGSHLRNKLRSDSTNFPLEEIDLKISSNDDLGVGYEAGNIIAKYYPGNSIPPNNVLVSDLRELMGIFSEMKAFIPKKDDDLSSWVEHISTIATTGIEEDDGEFQPTIQTETPQEFVDEPVERPSQSSSSSSSTYRRNPQKAANALWNADYKCEYDPTHKTFTSKSSGNSFVEAHHLIPMSEQTNYEKSLDVGNRQIVAPMK, encoded by the coding sequence ATGCAGAACACTATAGAATTAATTCTCGAAAATTACGTACACAGCAGTCAAAATGAATCCTTTACGCAGAATCCCACACAACATCTGTTAACAAGAGCATTAAGGAAGCAGATTGAAGAAACAGCTTCTATCAATACACAGCAGTATTATGTAAAAGGTTCCGCAGGACAAGCTAATTGGGCTGCTATTCCTTGGGCGGCGGTTTTTGACCGTGAGATTACCACGACCGCTACTAAAGGTTTTGGTATCGTTTATCTGTTTTGTAAAGACATGAGTGGTGTCTATCTGTCTATTAATCAAGGGTATGATTTTTATTATAAAAAATATAGGACTGCTGCTGCTTTAGATAAAATAAAATTGATAGGCTCACATTTAAGAAATAAATTACGCAGCGACTCGACCAACTTTCCCCTAGAAGAAATCGATCTTAAAATCTCGAGCAATGATGATTTAGGGGTAGGATATGAGGCAGGAAATATCATTGCAAAATATTATCCTGGTAATTCAATTCCACCAAACAATGTGCTGGTAAGTGATTTAAGGGAGTTAATGGGGATATTTTCTGAAATGAAAGCATTCATTCCTAAAAAAGACGATGATTTATCCTCATGGGTTGAACACATTAGCACTATCGCTACAACTGGGATAGAGGAAGACGATGGGGAGTTTCAGCCCACTATTCAAACTGAAACTCCTCAAGAATTTGTGGATGAGCCTGTTGAACGCCCATCTCAAAGTTCTTCTAGTTCCAGTTCAACTTATCGCCGGAATCCACAGAAGGCAGCTAACGCATTGTGGAATGCCGACTATAAATGTGAATACGATCCAACTCATAAAACCTTTACAAGTAAATCAAGTGGCAATTCATTTGTTGAAGCCCATCACCTCATACCTATGAGTGAACAAACTAACTATGA